The Culex quinquefasciatus strain JHB chromosome 2, VPISU_Cqui_1.0_pri_paternal, whole genome shotgun sequence genome contains the following window.
ATTTGGCGCGGATAAACCCCCTCCTTCGGGATTGAATGTTGTGACGTGCCTTATTGTTGTCACTTAATCTATAGAGAAGATAAAACGTCATCGTGGGTCACCACACCAGTTTTAGgattttgcttgaaaataaaACGCACACAGATTCACTGCAAGTCGTTATGTATATTTGttttcgtgaatttctttgACAAAACCCGACTTACGAACTTCAAGTCATTTTATATTAGTTCTCTATTTTAAAGAAGCTCTCAAACAAACTTATACGTTTTTCAGccaattgttgttgttgttaattactttatttccggcagctttaacctttcggtcattcgctgccctttAGCCAATTGGTTAATGTAACATGTGTTTCATTTCATTCCACAAaatatatatgggtcattccatctcaactgtgcacgaaaaagtgcaaatttgaaaattaccctctccgatcctgctcaaatttggctgagctgttgatactatcaaaacatgcaagaatctcgaatttcatccaaatcggaccaccccctccatttttgtacctccacaaaaaattgactttttggcgatttttggccaaacctcctagtttcaaacggcgatagctcaggaaccacaaatctcagaaggtcgttcttggactcaattttgaaggaaatctgacgtagaatccatttcctcactatataaacattgatttaatatgatcaatctaaaccataaatcagaattatggtaaagtgtcaataataaactataataataataataataaagcaggttttggggtttttgctgaatggcactattttgctccacttcattaatttttttgagcagataaatatttgcgattaaacttcagtttcctacagtattatacagttaatttttgctcaatttgatgaagattatttatgatgaaatattatttcaataaatggccaggtagcagttattgatcagcccgcctgtgtgcttctagcagatgcggcgaatgaagctgatgcaggtaatctcgaaaacacaaaactttaaaattcgatatctctggaacgaaacatattcatttctgtcgataggtaattcttatgtaaaattggccggggaacacgatggtgaggtcaaataaaaaaaataagttggggtgttttgagatacggccgtttaaagttttcaattgcgcaatacaggtagaaaaaataaattgatcaacattttgatcacggaaatggattttacgtccgatttccttcaaaattgagtctaagaccgaccttctgagatttgtggttcctgagctatcgccgtttgaaactaggaggtttggccaaaaatcgccaaaaagtcgattttttggggaggtacaaaaatggagggggtggtccgatttggatgaaattcgggattcttgcatgttttgatagtatcaacagctctgccaaatttgagcaggatcggagagggtaattttcaaatgctgttccgcttcagatggaatgacccatattttgATTCCTAACAAACAATCAAGAGTTATTACCAATTTTGAGAGCTTCTATCATTACAATTCATCCATTAAATTATATATTCCTATACATTTTCTAAATGTTTGagccaaaaagttaagaaaatgtaaacattttcttaaatttcgtgAATTCtcggcagggatggaataatcgcaaaaaaaaaacaatttcgcttgcgaactttcttaaCCCGCGAAAGAGTTAGggggcaaatcacgcaaaagaaagtctctccagaaattctccaaaaaaatccatctgctgatgattttttgcgaATTTCGTTGTCAGCACCACCactcaaaaaaatttatttcaatttgtttacacacattgcccatccacaaaatgtgacagttcatttttcgacgtgtgaagttacacttgcaagtgtagtaatgaaaaagatgttccgccgaataatcaaggtgatggttttttttagattctttttaccgatctttcttGCGCGaaagaggagagccatgctcctttcggattttttctcttgatgaacgtctgaagattttattttgatgatgattattacaTCGTTGATTCtcggaaaataaaacaaaatctagGAAAATGGGAAATACCTACTATATGAAACAAAAAaccttctattttttcaatttggatAAATTTTGGATTGGCAAATTTGTGTCAAAAGATGGTTCAAACATTTGTACATTTGCCAAAagacagctgttcatacaaaaatgctctGAATAAATTTTATGGTGACTATTTAGTTACTATCTTGAGAACTTTTTTCTGATAGATCCAGGTACAGTCGGATTCTgggaaaaaataacaataaattaaaagtgtctcaagaaataattaaacaaaaatttgccAAGTTTTTATACTTAGTATATAAATGGAAACATTGAtcaataggattatttaaatatcgTCATCAGGGTCATCAGGGTCATCAGGGTGATTTTGGGTCCAGGGGTGAAGatcgggtcatacaaattttatttttattctcaatgaaaattATCCCGATTTTAAAAACGTGGTGCATTATTCTATTCATTGGACAGTTTACACTTTTAACTTTTagtatcatttaaaaataattcaaatttttctttatatttatAGTCATTTTCGGTAGAAAAAGTTTCTTagtaaattttgattatttttataagaTTCACTCGATTCTTCAGCACACGCAAACTCTATTCCCAActttgaaaggtagtccacatctcagcttaggatagtaacttcacacaagtaatgcttaaacaacgaaataaatgaaatgaacaaattaaaaattataattataccTTTGCCCCGAATTTATTTGCATTATTTCAAACGgtttttattttagttaaaatcaaaatgttcGCTCTGCAGTATGGTCTTTGCGGTCTCTACTGCAATATTCCAACTCGAAACGGTGTCCGAAGGATAGAAACGATGAGgcaatccaaatccaaaaatgGCAAGAAATGCAGTTACGAACAAAGTCACACCAAaggttttcaaaataacaattttcatcGAAACTTTATGTTAGGCAatactgaaatagtagtttatgcaacaagttgcaaaaagaggattttttcagcacgagtcgtacatttatccaacgaggtatttttggtacagaaaagtaggctatttcgtcgttcaagaatgacaggaaaagtaaatagtttcacgacggaattgcaaaaaaacttttttttgctatgtGTGGTATACTCCAGTaataaaagtttaaagtttaaaaatagaacTCTTGAAAAAAGTCAGAAAGAACCGATTTTGcgagttaaatcaaatttaaattgggAGCGTCTGTCCCAGTCGCAACCAATTAATTGGGATTTGGGCTTTAGCAgatcatgccctgaaatgccTGTAATTTTTACTGAATCTGTGACTCtcttaaaattatgtaaaccATTCTTACAAACGAAACAACATTTCTTCACTACCCTGTGTCACGTCTGCTGTAGAAAAAGAAAGTGTCACAAGTTACACACAAGCGATGATTTGGAGAATTTACAAAGCTTCAAAGATACAAAGTTGCTTTTTAACGTCATATAGATATTCTTTGAAATTAACAAAACTCAACAACGCCAACAAGCTGTGATCAAACCGTTCGCAGTAACGGCAATATGGTATCACAAACAGACTAGCCTAGTCAGTTTGACGCCTAAATTTTATCGGTATTCACAGAATAATAGATGTGTACATTTTCTTTAGTAATCATGAAAgttctataaaaaataaattaaattttaaaacaacttttttaaaaaaataactaattcttgttatgttaaattttgattaaacaGTCATTGTCAATAAAGGGATCTGTTTATCCATGTTTCGATACTACGTTGACTCTAGTTGTGCAAGCATTGTTATCGAAAACCAAATATGTTTTGGATTATGTTTGCTACATTCTATATCAGCAATTCCCTACGAAAACAGAacgattaaaataaaaagttctccgatcgggctcaattttccaggttccttggccgaaataattagactcgtattttttttgtttggtcattagggtgacctacgacGTGTTAGGGTgttccgaaaaatggcaattttcgtcaattttcgcaaaaaaacacttttttcataaaatcatatctccgcgccacttcatccgattttagcctTGTTTgaaacgcaaaagaaaggtgattagtttggctatttgaggaaaaaaactaaaaagtttcaaaaaaattttcaaaggtctaggaaaaggtcgtatgaaaacttgaaatgctgttttgaaggtctcgggaccaaagagcctatgtctgaaaatatttttacctgatttctcggaaaattttacatgtttacagttttgaaaataaaaactggatttttcgacgcaccacgcgcaaaaatggaaaaatgacgaaaacagaaaaaaatcgccttttttcactaaaacattttcaatttaacaatttaaatacgcaatttttggtaccctaacatgtacgATGACCTCGCTGAAATTATCAAGTTATCGCTGTTTTAGTGataaattacgattttttgctgttttcgtcgttttcccatttttgcgtgTGGCGTGttgaaaaccccagtttttattttcaaaaaattgtatctcagagtattgaaaacataacttcaccattttttgttatattacGTAAATTTTTTcgaggaccttttcaaatgtttagctagatttttgaaacttcttactatttttcccaaatagccaaactaatcacctttcttttgcgtctaacacagctgaaatcggatgaaatgatgcggagatgtgttttttttttgaaaaaacaaaatggtttttgcgaacatcgacaaaaattgccatttttcggaccaccctaacacggcgtaggtcaccctaatggccaaacaaaaaaatacgggtctaattatttcggccaaggaacccccagacaaattttgagcccgatcggagaatttctttttcgaatcatgctgttttcgtggggaattgctaagATATAACAAGTTTAACTTAGTTTTCTGTTTCGATACCAATATGTTGCCAACCGCTACTCAAGGGTAAAGTTTGTATAAAATATGCTAATTGTTATTGATACTATCTCATTGAATCGGTAGACTTTGATCAAGCACGATGGCTTTTCGCAAAAGACTTATTTCAAACGAAAGTGCAGCCGAGGGAGACTCTGTAACGAAAATTCCTCCAGAAATTTGGACAACAATTTTCAAGTACTTAAATTCCGCTGAACTATCTCAAGCTCGACTAACCTGTCGTCGTTGGAACCAGATCATCATTGGGAGTTTTTCTTTGGTGCACAAATTCAGAGTCCAATTGCGCGATCGAACTCTTGGTCCGCAAACTAGCTCAGTCAAACAGCTTACCAAGTCACCGGTCAGATTTACCCAGCTTTCCCTTCTTGGTGAAAGATTCATCGACATCAACCGGTGGTGGCCTCAGATTGGAGCGCATTTGAACACGCTGGATATGTGGAACTACAAGCTTCTTCTGAGCGATCTGCTGGATATTCTGAAAGAAACGCCAAGActcaaagtgtttaaaatttgttccaGATACGTGTACAGTAGTAAACATATTCCGAAAATCAGCTTTAAACTTACTTCATTGGAAAACTTGGAAATTCAATGGAACCATCAAGTGAAAACGTTAAATGTCTTCAAGCAGTTGTGTCCAAATTTGAAATATCTTCGCTTGGAAATtccaaaccgatcagaaaagGAGATCACCACAAGTGACGTGATTAACTTCATTGTAGCAATAAAAGATACGTTGAAAGAATTGACGGTAATTGGTGTGGAAGGCGATTTCTTGAGCGAACTGTTTGATATCGAAGGATTACGTTTAAAGTTAATTACAACTAGATGTCGCGGAAATGAGCTGCTCACCAACATGAATCTAAAGCATCCTTCGGTTGAAAAGCTGAACTCGTGTCTCTCTTCGGATAAGGTATGctttcattttgttttaaacaCATTAAGTGTAAAGTTTTCTCTTTATTTCAGGCACTTTGTGAAGTAGGACAGAATTTGCCGAATTTGAATGGAATTACCATCGGATTTCACGAGAATCAACCATCTACGGTTTCGTTTACTGGCCTTATGCCGAATCTAAAAGCGATACGCATTTATTGTCTACAGAAGCCCCATTTTAATGGaaccttaaaattttcaaatttggcgCATCGAAATCTCCAAAGACTATCACTAACAGCTTCGGAGCAGACTCTGCGTTGGATCAAACACTTTCCAAACATACGTGTACTGGAGTTGCGCTCTTGTGAAGTTGAGAGCTGGTCGGATTTTTTCGCTGAAATCGCTCAACTGCAAAGTCTAAAATCGCTAAAACTTGATTCGGTGGGGAATGATTGcgagaaaatgatttttggagtGTACTCTACGAAGATAGTAAATTTAGAACTAAGTCGTTGCGATATCCCGAATGAGCTGCTCGATTCATTTATAAGGTCATGTCCAAATCTTGCCCGGGTTCAGTTGGATGAAATGCCAAACGTAGATGACAATATTGTTCGAACACTGTGCCAAAGTTTTGATTGTATTGAGATGCTGATTTTTAATGGCTGTGACAACATTACCATGACTTCCATTTATAACATGCGTCAATACCACAAAGGAGTGGATTACATAGCGTTCCGAAAGTGCGAAAATATATCTAGTGAAATAACCGTGGAATTCAAAGGAAGATACAATTATGAAGCAAACTTTCTGAAAACAAGCTCTTGAAAttgtattcaaataaaaatgttaaatgaaaGTATGTTTGATAAATGCATTGATTTATCAGTCAAATAGTTCGAAAACATCTCCAATAATGTAAATAAGTACCTTGACatatttacattaaatttacattaaatagacACAGAAATTGTACttaagtaggggagagtggggatggggagacttgatccccttttctgtatcgcacataactctcccaatttctcacaaaactataaactttttgcatgaattgaaagcttaaacattcatctatgtttggctaataagggtatttcatcagattaactcttcgaatcatgccaagcgttttaaaaaaatattttaaacgggcattttaaaaatgttaggggcaacttgatccccttttcatcattttgaataaatcttcagcaaaatgtttcttattcatccaaacttttaattttctatatgttacagcaatttcacataaaacctgtacgtttgtgttcaaaatataactagtttagtatgtaaaatatttaaaaacttaaaatattattttttagaccaaaattaagcatgtttacaaaagctggaaatttttgtttacaaaacttttgaaaaaaggttcaaactgcagtaagttatgtacaactaaaggaaactatgtatgaaaacccagcccaattaaatAATCTTgaagctgattccagtgactgtaaaaatgcagggaacaagtctccctaaatgcactttttttaacaattgattgtaaaaatagtatgacgataaatttaacatcaaatgcgtaagggctttggagttgataagtttatcaaacaattcatgtatgaaaaatatttttgtgaataatttttgagtgttttctatacatatcaaaacaaagaaaaaaagatctcttgttttgcagctcgtttcggaaaaatgtgtgtaactcaatctaaacaatttttaatttttttctgtgttttctacAATGGGTTTCAGTTAATttcacacaactttctagaacaaagctaattgttttacccacatgctgacgagatacaggcttgggatcaagtgtccccggggatcaagtctccccactctcccctactcgtATCTTTCGACAGGGTTgtcaaacaatattttgttgATCATTTTATCTTCAAATgcctttttcatcaaaatccaaGAAGATCTCGAAAAAAGGGATTTCACTCAAGATCTCATATTTTTTACTATATTGGTAGATCTTGTTATGttcatcaatgttttttttccaaatatttataaaaaaattcaacatgCGGTCTTTAAACTTTTCTTATGCACCAATCGTCATACTTAATCGTAGTTTATCTTGATGATAAAACATCGACGATAAAAAGAGATGTTCGGGTTCCAATTTTCTGCCCAATATCTTCAAATGTCATCCCCCAAACCTCCTCTACCGGGGGAAGTTGGCTATCACTCGATCACCAATCTTCATCGCACGCTCCGCTGTCAGCTGGGAGGATCTGTCGATGATTGATAACGGCCAGCAAGAGAGAGATAAGGTGCTACCGGTCTCTTTCGGGGCTACTGGAAGTGTGCGGTCTTCGTGTCCGCAAGAGGCGGGGAGGGGAGCTTCCACTGGATTTGGGGTTCGGATTTTGCCACAGAAATTACGAACCCGTCGATGGCCTTGGAGTCAGTACCGCGGCGAATTTCGAACTGGACGGACTGTGTTGAGTTTTGTTGatctggatatttttttttacattatttgtgtgaaaattattcaaaattgtttcaatttgaCGTTGGGTTTTTCGCTCGGGAGTTGTGCTGCACgtgaatttggaaaaaaatttgaaGCATTTGGTGGAGTCTGACACTGTTACGAGATTCATTTGCCGAGTAATTAGTGAACTATTAGAAGAAGAATTGTTGAGTCTCACAATCTGCAGTGGTAACAACCTCCCTCAGTGTCGACCACGTTGCTATTGTAAAGTTTTGACATGTTACAAGATCATCCAGCAGCTATGTGAATCATCGGCTTTGTGCATTGTGCCTGTACACTATTGTGTACGAAAGCTGTTATTAGTTAAAAGGAATAATCTACACGATTTGTTGTGAGCTTACACGAAAGTACACCTAACAACTGCTGAGCCCGTTGGTGATCTAACTAGCTATG
Protein-coding sequences here:
- the LOC6035969 gene encoding uncharacterized protein LOC6035969, translating into MWNYKLLLSDLLDILKETPRLKVFKICSRYVYSSKHIPKISFKLTSLENLEIQWNHQVKTLNVFKQLCPNLKYLRLEIPNRSEKEITTSDVINFIVAIKDTLKELTVIGVEGDFLSELFDIEGLRLKLITTRCRGNELLTNMNLKHPSVEKLNSCLSSDKALCEVGQNLPNLNGITIGFHENQPSTVSFTGLMPNLKAIRIYCLQKPHFNGTLKFSNLAHRNLQRLSLTASEQTLRWIKHFPNIRVLELRSCEVESWSDFFAEIAQLQSLKSLKLDSVGNDCEKMIFGVYSTKIVNLELSRCDIPNELLDSFIRSCPNLARVQLDEMPNVDDNIVRTLCQSFDCIEMLIFNGCDNITMTSIYNMRQYHKGVDYIAFRKCENISSEITVEFKGRYNYEANFLKTSS